A section of the Bombus terrestris chromosome 2, iyBomTerr1.2, whole genome shotgun sequence genome encodes:
- the LOC100647947 gene encoding pleckstrin homology domain-containing family M member 1, producing MNSFLKTVNPMMNKRIVLIRESLQKQLNISVMEMQSAPGVEENDTVGNCDESMTLCSVLEAIFLHGLKDSLLNRVTEVLSGPDFNAVPQPSFWGPLLVFSHRQIIDQIQTLSQLTTEVGYCRAWIRLALNEGLLASYFCSIKRDNSALKPYYNRSAFIRDTDLVEVAQRLIESLDNICFKLACNSSLLNFWSNTPLLLAGIWSPPMKSCPIFSAVDIAKTITTELTDGDNFDEVETASSIGSLGSFNSSQSALNNAGCITEDEALKIILANKKSNNIGIDHLTNNSRGTPPLKEEEEEQDLQTGEEIEKKISNNGSPKYNAEINICNNIEDLGVGHTVENHETLQSIVSTTVGNSLIGRLGWSTSFEDCESSLTSSAVSHDSGTNAARTPGDGPTYDAIIQSYHTVGNASVLDLQEFLKKYPKKQQSNDGIKIQSENKAAINFDEQLGKLPKEKGLDVQDYSCFECGHAIGMTFSKAHVCSFSGNYYCLNCMSQNEYLIPSRVIHNWDLKCYPVCNKAAAYLQDCPTLLDLKILNPRIYMAVDSMAQLQSLRIQLNLLRAYLFTCREPIIESLQKKVAPRDYLYEHVHQYSVSDLYDISNGILAQQLQKVVEFARNHVINCWLCSQKGFICEICNNPKVIYPFDMESTYRCGACNAVFHTECLNAYKPCPKCERRRKRMDLPLLDVGCTELSLSDAPTFSVDIN from the exons ATGAATTCGTTTTTGAAAACAGTCAATCCAATGATGAACAAGAGAATTGTATTAATCAGAGAATCGTtgcaaaaacagttaaatatCAGCGTGATGGAAATGCAAAGTGCACCAGGAGTGGAGGAAAACGATACAGTTGGCAATTGCGACGAAAGTATGACTCTGTGCTCCGTTTTGGAAGCTATCTTCCTACATGGATTAAAAGACAGTCTTTTAAATCGAGTAACAGAAGTTTTAAGCGGCCCAGATTTCAATGCAGTGCCACAACCAAGTTTTTGGGGTCCGCTGTTGGTATTTTCACATCGACaaattatagatcaaatacAAACATTAAGTCAGCTTACGACAGAAGTTGGATATTGCAGAGCTTGGATACGATTAGCTTTAAACGAAGGCCTTTTAGCTAGCTATTTTTGTTCCATTAAAAGAGATAATTCAGCTTTAAAGCCATACTACAATCGATCTGCATTCATTAGAGATACAGACCTTGTTGAAGTTGCACAGAGACTAATTGAAAGTTTAGACAACATATGCTTTAAACTAGCTTGTAATAGTAGCTTATTAAATTTTTGGTCAAATACTCCTCTTCTATTAGCAGGCATATGGTCACCACCAATGAAATCTTGTCCAATATTTAGTGCAGTAGATATTGCAAAAACAATAACTACAGAATTAACAGATGGTGATAATTTTGATGAAGTTGAAACTGCTAGTTCTATTGGTAGTTTAGGTTCATTTAATTCATCACAGTCTGCTCTTAATAATGCAGGTTGTATCACAGAAGATGAAgctttaaaaattatactaGCTAATAAGAAATCAAATAACATTGGTATAGATCATTTAACCAATAATTCAAGAGGAACTCCGCCTTtgaaggaggaagaagaagaacaagatTTACAAACAggagaagaaatagaaaagaaaatttcaaataatggcAGTCCAAAATATAATGCGGAAATTAATATATGCAACAATATTGAAGATTTGGGGGTTGGACATACTGTAGAGAATCATGAAACATTGCAAAGTATTGTTTCAACTACAGTAGGGAATTCATTAATTGGAAGATTGGGTTGGTCTACGTCATTTGAAGATTGTGAATCTTCATTAACTTCATCTGCAGTATCTCATGACTCTGGAACAAATGCAGCTCGTACTCCTGGTGATGGACCTACGTATGATGCAATTATTCAAAGCTATCATACTGTTGGAAATGCATCAGTCCTAGATCttcaagaatttttaaaaaaatatccaaaaaagCAACAATCTAATGatggaattaaaattcaatcagAAAATAAAGCTGCAATAAATTTTGACGAACAACTGGGCAAACTTCCCAAAGAGAAAGGTTTGGATGTACAAGATTATAGTTGTTTTGAATGTGGCCATGCAATTGGTATGACCTTTTCAAAAGCACATGTTTGCTCTTTCTCTGGTAACTATTATTGTTTAAACTGTATGTCACAAAATGAATATCTAATTCCGTCACGTGTAATTCATAATTGGGATTTAAAATGTTACCCTGTTTGCAATAAGGCTGCAGCATATTTACAAGATTGTCCTACACTACTAGATCTTAAAATCTTAAATCCACGAATTTATATGGCTGTAGATAGTATGGCACAATTACAATCATTaagaattcaattaaatttattaagagcTTATTTATTTACATGTCGTGAACCTATAATTGAGTCCTTACAGAAAAAAGTTGCACCTAGAGATTACTTGTATGAACATGTTCATCAATATTCTGTTTCTGACctttatgatatatccaatggAATTCTTGCACAACAACTGCAGAAAGTAGTAGAATTTGCAAGAAATCATGTTATAAATTGTTGGCTTTGTAGTCAGAAAGGTTTTATATGTGAAATTTGCAATAATCCAAAAGTTATTTATCCTTTTGACATGGAATCTACATACAGA TGTGGAGCTTGTAATGCAGTATTTCACACAGAATGTTTAAATGCTTATAAACCATGTCCAAAGTGTGAACGGAGACGCAAACGAATGGATCTCCCGCTCTTAGATGTGGGATGTACAGAATTGTCACTGAGTGATGCACCAACATTTTCAGTTgatataaactaa
- the LOC100648075 gene encoding spindle assembly abnormal protein 6 homolog produces MMNYLNNSIGGAVTGDSGLQLNNVEILYTKVQRVYMKPQNKEERQRELRVNVESHAGISPVCRKSLCVLLADDDDPCFLYSLFITEDDFKILKSQQGLLVDFDNFATQLIYLLDQCQIPATNLSKSPPKFLLLLAEEGGEWMLKLVETNNFKHLCHLSLNISPASDSDLKTHMAMKIKHLKENILQQNRDALALETRLNDLLNKVETKTLELDQLEQKYITEKSQMQILSSEQIGLEKDKFAKAQLEWQCQSEKQKIEIERRHTEMIKQLHTELAELRTQNSTYKDKLSLLEATNVEQLKQLQNLEKDLNITQRDLNLLKKQNSKLDTDYHDRDKSVNSLRTKVAVLEQELKDKGILITKHTEMLKTAKEQKQHLEDLLTEKEGQLQRKQNSLRNLSDDLVKANEILTKLQNELASTKSKLKLRTSIALEQERLLDTKQKEVGQLENKMENLVKETKDAKTEIENLKEQLKTQQNQLEEKEKIIKNNDNVISWLNRRLADSQSPLQNATVAAPITVPSSTHLTLPRTNKLISNKYETRTSAPNIVQSNALSGLPLRNPIVQNPNINQTTRMTARSMGVGITDNTMGISTFNKSGQISSTSTPMERINSLNKLSGNVAGSSLVPVAVENNNSSVPPNGTKIKSTSVTLQSGLRRAGLSDKPILPSAYFPKTLH; encoded by the exons atgatgaattatttaaataattcgataGGTGGTGCAGTGACTGGTGATTCTGGTTTACAATTGAAcaatgtagaaatattatatactaaagTGCAAAGAGTTTATATGAAGCCACAAAATAAAGAAGAACGCCAACGTGAGCTGAGGGTTAATGTGGAAAGTCATGCGGGCATTAGTCCTGTATGTCGCAAG AGTTTATGTGTTTTGTTAGCAGATGACGATGATCCTTGTTTCCTTTATTCCTTATTCATCACAGAAGacgatttcaaaattttgaaatctcaACAAGGATTATTAGTAGATTTTGATAATTTTGCGACTCAactaatatatttattagatcAATGTCAAATACCTGCTACAAATCTATCAAAATCACCACCAAAGTTTTTGTTGTTATTAGCAGAAGAAGGTGGAGAATGGATGTTAAAATTggttgaaacaaataattttaaacatttatgtCATTTAAGCCTAAATATATCACCTGCAAGTGATTCAGATTTGAAAACGCACATGGCCATGAAAATTAAACacttgaaagaaaatattttacaacaaaATAGAGATGCACTTGCACTTGAAACAAGATTgaatgatttattaaataaagtagAAACAAAAACTCTGGAGTTGGACCAATTGGAACAAAAGTATATAACAGAAAAAAGTCAAATGCAAATTCTTTCATCGGAACAAATAGGCCTTGAAAAAGATAA GTTTGCCAAAGCACAGTTGGAGTGGCAGTGTCAAagtgaaaaacaaaaaatagaaatagaacgtaGGCATACAGAAATGATAAAACAGCTTCATACTGAACTGGCAGAATTACGTACACAAAATTCAACGTACAAAGATAAGTTATCTCTTCTTGAAGCAACTAATGTGGAACAACTTAAACAGTtgcaaaatcttgaaaaagaCCTTAATATTACTCAGAGAGATTTGAATCTACTGAAAAAACAAAATTCTAAATTAGATACAGATTATCACGACAGAGATAAATCAGTAAATAGTTTGAGAACAAAAGTTGCTGTACTTGAACaagaattaaaagataaagGTATACTTATTACTAAACATACCGAAATGTTAAAAACTGCCAAAGAACAAAAACAGCACCTAGAAGATCTTCTAACTGAAAAAGAAGGTCAGTTACAACGCAAACAAAATTCTTTACGAAATTTAAGTGATGATTTGGTTAAAGctaatgaaatattaacaaaattacaaaacgaGCTTGCTTCAACaaaatctaaattaaaattaagaaccAGTATAGCACTTGAACAAGAAAGGTTATTAGATACTAAACAAAAAGAAGTTGGTCAATTAGAaaacaaaatggaaaatttagtgaaagaaacaaaagatgCAAAAACAgagattgaaaatttgaaagaacagCTCAAAACTCAACAGAATCAGttagaggagaaagaaaaaataataaagaataatgaTAATG TAATAAGTTGGTTAAATCGACGATTAGCAGATAGCCAATCTCCACTACAAAATGCTACTGTAGCAGCACCAATTACAGTACCATCTTCAACTCATTTAACATTACCtcgaacgaataaattaattagtaataaatatgaaacaCGTACATCTGCACCCAATATAGTACAATCGAATGCATTATCTGGATTGCCACTGAGAAATCCTATTGTACAAAATCCAAATATTAATCAAACCACACGTATGACAGCACGATCAATGGGTGTTGGTATTACTGATAATACGATGGGCATATCAACGTTTAATAAAAGTGGTCAAATTTCGAGTACTAGTACACCTATGGAACGTATTAATTCTTTGAACAAGTTATCTGGAAATGTCGCAGGTTCGTCTTTGGTACCAGTCGctgtagaaaataataattcatctgTACCACCAAATGGTACAAAGATAAAAAGTACAAGTGTCACACTACAGAGTGGATTAAGAAGGGCAGGTTTATCTGATAAGCCAATTTTACCATCTGCATATTTTCCGAAAACATTACATTGA